Proteins encoded in a region of the Xylocopa sonorina isolate GNS202 chromosome 1, iyXylSono1_principal, whole genome shotgun sequence genome:
- the LOC143428194 gene encoding putative methylmalonate-semialdehyde/malonate-semialdehyde dehydrogenase [acylating], mitochondrial isoform X2 produces the protein METAVKSAKNAYESWRNTSVLTRQTLMLKYQALIREHSKEIAENMVKENGKTMADAEGDVLRGLQVVDACAAIPSLQMGESTPNIATDMDIISYKVPLGVTASICPFNFPAMIPLWSFPVSVACGNATILKPSERVPGASMILADLFAKAGAPPGLLNVIHGQHAAVDFICEHPEIKAVSFVGSDQAGKYIYKQSSAHGKRVQCNMGAKNHCVVLPDANKNKTISQIVGAAFGAAGQRCMALSVAIFVGKSKDWLPELVEAAKKLKVNAGHVPGTDLGPVISPQSKKRICELVESGVKEGATLALDGRGLVVRGFEKGNFVGPTVLANVQPSMRCYTEEIFGPVLSCIFTDTMDEAFNIINRNPYGNGTAVFTTNGATARAFVNRIEAGQIGINVPIPVPLPMFSFTGNKGSFLGDSHFYGKHGINFHTQVKTITQLWRAGDASDIASSTAMPTMQ, from the exons ATGGAAACGGCCGTGAAATCGGCGAAGAACGCGTACGAAAGCTGGAGGAACACCAGCGTGCTCACCAGGCAAACGTTGATGCTTAAATACCAAGCTCTCATACGCGAGCATTCG AAAGAAATAGCGGAGAACATGGTGAAAGAGAACGGTAAAACAATGGCTGACGCTGAAGGGGACGTTCTTCGAGGACTTC AGGTCGTCGATGCGTGCGCCGCGATTCCTTCCCTGCAGATGGGCGAGAGCACGCCGAACATCGCCACGGACATGGACATAATATCGTACAAAGTCCCTCTCGGGGTGACCGCCTCCATCTGTCCGTTCAATTTCCCCGCGATGATACCCCTCTGGTCGTTTCCGGTCTCGGTCGCGTGCGGCAACGCGACCATCCTGAAACCGTCCGAGCGCGTGCCTGGCGCCTCGATGATTCTCGCCGATCTGTTCGCCAAAGCTGGCGCACCGCCTGGTCTGCTGAACGTTATCCACGGCCAGCATGCCGCTGTTGATTTTATCTGCGAGCACCCGGAAATCAAGGCGGTTTCGTTCGTCGGTTCCGATCAAGCG GGGAAGTATATATACAAGCAAAGTAGCGCGCACGGGAAACGCGTGCAATGCAACATGGGTGCGAAGAACCATTGCGTTGTTCTGCCGGATGCGAACAAGAATAAGACGATTTCGCAAATCGTGGGTGCCGCCTTTGGAGCTGCTGGCCAGAGATGCATGGCGCTTTCTGTAGCCATATTTGTTGGTAAATCCAAGGACTGGTTGCCAGAATTGGTGGAAGCTGCGAAGAAGTTGAAGGTGAACGCTGGACACGTGCCTGGAACCGACCTGGGGCCAGTTATTTCCCCTCAATCGAAAAAAAGGATATGCGAGCTGGTCGAGTCGGGTGTGAAAGAGGGCGCCACTTTGGCTCTCGATGGCAGAGGACTCGTTGTTCGAGGCTTTGAGAAGGGAAATTTCGTGGGGCCAACCGTGCTTGCGAATGTGCAG CCTTCGATGCGATGCTACACCGAGGAAATTTTTGGTCCCGTTCTCTCATGCATTTTTACCGATACTATGGACGAGGCTTTCAACATTATTAATAGAAACCCGTATGGAAATGGAACCGCTGTATTTACGACAAACGGTGCCACGGCGAGGGCATTCGTGAACAGAATCGAGGCTGGTCAGATCGGTATTAACGTTCCTATTCCAGTACCATTGCCAATGTTCAGCTTCACGGGCAATAAGGGCTCCTTCTTGGGCGACAGTCATTTTTATGGAAAGCAC GGTATAAACTTCCACACGCAAGTCAAAACGATAACGCAATTATGGAGAGCTGGGGACgccagcgatatcgcttcctcgACGGCTATGCCAACCATGCAATAA
- the LOC143423608 gene encoding uncharacterized protein LOC143423608 — MYKTVRKGDASLQYTILPQTDQFPASGFPQASGKSSPRVIKYAMGTLMVLIILSCVATPFLMNQNDQSLFAGTVLAMGRVGQHSTMARNASRSQGKEVNANKSRTRLPVTGTASSTEAYRKLDLEDEATTLAGMLKADGLQSEDLKTTDSTVSSTQHIQTTTESSTSVRQTSPSTSSTLPSTLSSTSSTSLKTLTSVPSEEAARSSSSSPPWKAKMPRVTLKLRENETIPQMYMKAGIASYKKGNITTSVLAHGLSLEGLIFKTPEGTIKPWPQKWFFPDPSSDFQWQRFKQLMPIKTYMVFLVLFVVLAGVSISFLLYAQRKATRRQRQSVEEPEVEGHEEDKSTLLGAEGQEAEEKE; from the exons ATGTACAAAACGGTACGAAAGGGCGATGCCAGCCTGCAGTACACGATTCTGCCGCAAACGGACCAGTTCCCCGCGTCAGGGTTCCCCCAGGCGTCAGGCAAGTCGAGCCCAAGGGTGATCAAGTACGCGATGGGCACGCTGATGGTGCTGATCATTCTGTCCTGCGTGGCGACGCCGTTCCTGATGAACCAGAACGATCAGAGCCTGTTCGCTGGCACGGTGCTGGCGATGGGCCGTGTCGGCCAGCACAGCACAATGGCCAGGAACGCGTCGAGGAGTCAGGGGAAGGAGGTGAACGCGAACAAAAGCAGAACCAGACTGCCGGTGACGGGCACCGCGTCGTCGACGGAGGCCTACAGGAAACTGGATCTCGAGGACGAGGCGACCACGTTGGCGGGGATGCTCAAGGCGGATGGACTGCAGTCCGAGGACCTCAAAACCACCG ATTCCACGGTAAGTAGCACGCAGCATATACAAACGACCACGGAATCGTCGACCAGCGTCCGACAGACATCCCCATCCACGTCCAGCACGCTTCCATCGACCCTGTCATCGACATCATCGACGAGCCTGAAGACGTTGACCAGCGTCCCCAGCGAGGAGGCGGCCAGATCGTCCTCCAGCTCGCCCCCGTGGAAGGCGAAGATGCCACGGGTGACCTTGAAGCTCCGTGAGAACGAGACGATACCGCAGATGTACATGAAGGCGGGCATCGCGTCGTACAAGAAGGGAAACATCACTACGAGCGTGCTGGCGCACGGCCTAAGTCTGGAGGGGTTGATCTTCAAGACGCCAGAAGGGACGATAAAGCCGTGGCCTCAGAAGTGGTTCTTCCCCGACCCATCCTCCGACTTCCAGTGGCAG CGCTTCAAACAGTTGATGCCGATAAAGACTTACATGGTATTCCTGGTATTGTTCGTGGTCTTGGCAGGCGTTAGCATCTCTTTCTTGTTGTACGCCCAGCGGAAGGCCACGAGGCGCCAGCGTCAGAGCGTCGAGGAACCGGAAGTCGAAGGTCACGAGGAAGACAAATCGACCCTGCTGGGCGCCGAGGGCCAGGAGGCCGAGGAGAAAGAGTAA
- the LOC143428194 gene encoding putative methylmalonate-semialdehyde/malonate-semialdehyde dehydrogenase [acylating], mitochondrial isoform X1, whose amino-acid sequence MALLARFVKCEAQFAARTYSSSVPTVKMYIDGQFVESKATEFTEVHDPATNELLCRTPKSTRDEMETAVKSAKNAYESWRNTSVLTRQTLMLKYQALIREHSKEIAENMVKENGKTMADAEGDVLRGLQVVDACAAIPSLQMGESTPNIATDMDIISYKVPLGVTASICPFNFPAMIPLWSFPVSVACGNATILKPSERVPGASMILADLFAKAGAPPGLLNVIHGQHAAVDFICEHPEIKAVSFVGSDQAGKYIYKQSSAHGKRVQCNMGAKNHCVVLPDANKNKTISQIVGAAFGAAGQRCMALSVAIFVGKSKDWLPELVEAAKKLKVNAGHVPGTDLGPVISPQSKKRICELVESGVKEGATLALDGRGLVVRGFEKGNFVGPTVLANVQPSMRCYTEEIFGPVLSCIFTDTMDEAFNIINRNPYGNGTAVFTTNGATARAFVNRIEAGQIGINVPIPVPLPMFSFTGNKGSFLGDSHFYGKHGINFHTQVKTITQLWRAGDASDIASSTAMPTMQ is encoded by the exons ATGGCGCTCCTCGCGAGGTTCGTAAAGTGCGAG GCGCAATTTGCCGCGAGGACTTACAGCAGTAGTGTACCAACAGTTAAGATGTACATTGATGGCCAGTTCGTAG AATCAAAGGCTACAGAGTTCACGGAAGTCCACGACCCGGCGACGAACGAGCTGCTATGCCGCACGCCAAAATCCACGAGGGACGAGATGGAAACGGCCGTGAAATCGGCGAAGAACGCGTACGAAAGCTGGAGGAACACCAGCGTGCTCACCAGGCAAACGTTGATGCTTAAATACCAAGCTCTCATACGCGAGCATTCG AAAGAAATAGCGGAGAACATGGTGAAAGAGAACGGTAAAACAATGGCTGACGCTGAAGGGGACGTTCTTCGAGGACTTC AGGTCGTCGATGCGTGCGCCGCGATTCCTTCCCTGCAGATGGGCGAGAGCACGCCGAACATCGCCACGGACATGGACATAATATCGTACAAAGTCCCTCTCGGGGTGACCGCCTCCATCTGTCCGTTCAATTTCCCCGCGATGATACCCCTCTGGTCGTTTCCGGTCTCGGTCGCGTGCGGCAACGCGACCATCCTGAAACCGTCCGAGCGCGTGCCTGGCGCCTCGATGATTCTCGCCGATCTGTTCGCCAAAGCTGGCGCACCGCCTGGTCTGCTGAACGTTATCCACGGCCAGCATGCCGCTGTTGATTTTATCTGCGAGCACCCGGAAATCAAGGCGGTTTCGTTCGTCGGTTCCGATCAAGCG GGGAAGTATATATACAAGCAAAGTAGCGCGCACGGGAAACGCGTGCAATGCAACATGGGTGCGAAGAACCATTGCGTTGTTCTGCCGGATGCGAACAAGAATAAGACGATTTCGCAAATCGTGGGTGCCGCCTTTGGAGCTGCTGGCCAGAGATGCATGGCGCTTTCTGTAGCCATATTTGTTGGTAAATCCAAGGACTGGTTGCCAGAATTGGTGGAAGCTGCGAAGAAGTTGAAGGTGAACGCTGGACACGTGCCTGGAACCGACCTGGGGCCAGTTATTTCCCCTCAATCGAAAAAAAGGATATGCGAGCTGGTCGAGTCGGGTGTGAAAGAGGGCGCCACTTTGGCTCTCGATGGCAGAGGACTCGTTGTTCGAGGCTTTGAGAAGGGAAATTTCGTGGGGCCAACCGTGCTTGCGAATGTGCAG CCTTCGATGCGATGCTACACCGAGGAAATTTTTGGTCCCGTTCTCTCATGCATTTTTACCGATACTATGGACGAGGCTTTCAACATTATTAATAGAAACCCGTATGGAAATGGAACCGCTGTATTTACGACAAACGGTGCCACGGCGAGGGCATTCGTGAACAGAATCGAGGCTGGTCAGATCGGTATTAACGTTCCTATTCCAGTACCATTGCCAATGTTCAGCTTCACGGGCAATAAGGGCTCCTTCTTGGGCGACAGTCATTTTTATGGAAAGCAC GGTATAAACTTCCACACGCAAGTCAAAACGATAACGCAATTATGGAGAGCTGGGGACgccagcgatatcgcttcctcgACGGCTATGCCAACCATGCAATAA